In Salisediminibacterium beveridgei, one DNA window encodes the following:
- a CDS encoding SurA N-terminal domain-containing protein, with protein MYPTKFWLSLPLSAGLILTACSGDNSDAETESLLNEDETETALNDEPEPTGSGESVLELEGDTVATVNGQDIPMEQLEMQLQQYELMFAEQGIDFAEEENLELLMQIQQGIVDELVQLEVLVQEADRLNFEADENEVQVELEQIRLQFDDFEDALEAQGYTEDMLENEIRDSLKLNQLLADDHILSLEIEVTDEEIEESYEQQVAENPEINDLEDVRDAIEIQLIQTKYIDQLYDEADIDIHM; from the coding sequence ATGTACCCGACCAAATTCTGGCTGTCTCTTCCACTCAGTGCAGGATTGATTCTCACGGCTTGCAGTGGAGACAACAGTGATGCCGAGACGGAATCACTTTTAAATGAGGATGAGACTGAAACGGCGTTGAATGATGAACCTGAGCCGACTGGATCAGGGGAAAGTGTTCTCGAACTTGAAGGAGACACTGTAGCAACAGTCAATGGACAGGACATTCCGATGGAACAATTGGAAATGCAACTCCAGCAGTATGAATTGATGTTCGCAGAACAGGGGATTGATTTTGCAGAAGAAGAAAACCTTGAATTACTGATGCAAATCCAACAAGGTATCGTAGATGAACTAGTCCAATTGGAAGTACTTGTTCAGGAAGCTGACCGCTTGAATTTTGAGGCTGATGAAAACGAGGTTCAGGTTGAATTGGAACAAATCCGATTGCAGTTCGATGACTTTGAAGATGCATTAGAAGCTCAAGGCTATACAGAAGATATGCTCGAAAATGAAATCCGTGATTCATTAAAACTGAATCAGCTTCTTGCAGATGATCATATTCTGTCTCTTGAAATCGAGGTAACGGACGAAGAGATTGAAGAATCCTACGAGCAGCAAGTTGCTGAGAACCCTGAAATCAATGACCTTGAAGATGTTCGTGATGCCATTGAAATACAGTTGATCCAAACCAAATATATTGATCAATTATATGATGAAGCTGATATCGACATCCACATGTAA
- the serA gene encoding phosphoglycerate dehydrogenase: MSEEGLKPVIESEKVQVIFENVLKTSTPLEEVDALIIRSATTVTADIIEKMPNLKIIGRAGVGVDNVDLDAATANGVVVVNAPDGNTISTAEHTFAMLASVVRNIPQANQSMKEGRWDRKLYTGTELFGKTLGIVGFGRIGAELASRARAFKMNVVAYDPFLTESRAEKNKVTIMDLDELLETSDFVTVHTPLTKETKGMISSERLKKMKNSAYLLNCARGGIIDEDALYDAIKSGELKGAAIDVYESEPAKNHPLAELEQVITTPHIAASTDEAQLNVAEQVAVEVLEYLQGKPAPHALNLPHIDAEEFEKMAPITSLTKILGETATQLFREPVKEVEMHYAGELSHQETGLFNRSFLAGFFKHRVDSYVNEVNAVAIAKEREINVSERHSSESYGYSNMIGATIKGEKRELFIVGTYSKEFGPRIVKIDDFSFEFQPGAHTLFVQHYDKPGVIGKVGQLLGTHNVNIATMQVGRHSEGGKAIMLLGTDKGCNDEVIKAFESFSEVESVQAIEL; this comes from the coding sequence ATGAGCGAAGAAGGTTTAAAGCCGGTTATCGAGTCAGAAAAGGTCCAAGTCATTTTTGAGAACGTACTAAAAACATCCACCCCCCTCGAAGAAGTAGATGCATTAATTATCAGAAGTGCAACAACCGTTACCGCAGACATTATTGAAAAAATGCCTAACCTCAAAATTATCGGCCGTGCAGGAGTAGGTGTTGATAATGTCGATTTGGACGCAGCGACAGCCAATGGCGTTGTTGTTGTGAATGCACCGGATGGCAACACCATTTCTACTGCGGAGCACACATTTGCCATGCTTGCATCCGTTGTCCGCAATATACCTCAGGCAAATCAATCCATGAAGGAAGGGCGTTGGGACCGTAAACTATACACAGGAACAGAACTTTTTGGTAAAACCCTTGGTATTGTTGGATTTGGCCGAATCGGAGCTGAGCTGGCCTCAAGAGCACGTGCTTTCAAAATGAACGTGGTTGCTTATGATCCCTTCCTCACTGAATCACGGGCAGAAAAGAATAAGGTAACAATTATGGATCTCGATGAGCTCCTTGAAACCAGCGATTTTGTTACCGTTCATACTCCTCTGACAAAAGAAACCAAAGGCATGATCAGTTCTGAAAGATTAAAAAAAATGAAGAACAGTGCATATCTGTTGAACTGTGCCCGCGGAGGCATCATCGATGAGGATGCCCTTTACGATGCGATAAAATCGGGAGAGCTCAAAGGAGCTGCCATTGATGTTTATGAAAGTGAACCGGCTAAGAATCATCCATTAGCAGAACTCGAACAAGTCATTACGACACCTCATATTGCTGCTTCGACTGACGAAGCCCAATTGAATGTCGCAGAACAAGTTGCTGTGGAAGTTTTGGAATATTTGCAGGGAAAACCTGCACCCCATGCATTAAATCTGCCTCATATCGATGCAGAGGAATTTGAAAAAATGGCACCAATCACCTCTCTTACTAAAATTCTTGGTGAAACAGCAACTCAATTATTTCGTGAACCGGTTAAAGAAGTGGAAATGCACTATGCTGGAGAATTGTCTCATCAGGAAACGGGATTGTTTAATCGAAGCTTTTTAGCCGGTTTTTTCAAGCACCGGGTCGACAGCTATGTTAATGAGGTCAATGCTGTTGCTATTGCGAAAGAACGGGAGATCAATGTGTCTGAAAGACATTCCAGTGAATCATACGGGTATTCTAATATGATTGGTGCCACTATAAAAGGTGAAAAACGCGAATTATTTATTGTTGGAACATACAGCAAAGAATTTGGTCCACGAATCGTAAAGATCGATGATTTCTCCTTTGAATTTCAGCCTGGTGCGCATACACTTTTCGTTCAACACTACGATAAACCGGGTGTCATTGGTAAAGTGGGCCAGCTCTTAGGTACTCATAATGTCAACATTGCAACGATGCAAGTCGGAAGACATTCCGAGGGAGGAAAGGCAATCATGCTCCTTGGGACGGATAAAGGCTGTAACGACGAAGTCATTAAAGCTTTTGAATCATTCTCCGAAGTGGAATCTGTACAAGCCATTGAACTTTGA
- a CDS encoding FadR/GntR family transcriptional regulator has protein sequence MIKQVKSKKIYEIVAEQLTDMIQKSEFKPGERLPSVQQLSEDFNVGRSAIREALSALKAMGMIEIRQGEGTFVKKVAMNLSDRMIPSILEQEDLKQLFEVRKLNETGAASIAAEKRTDADLRKLERILREMKLAEGDGRLGEQADIDFHMAIVAAAGNHMLERLMATISETVEESMKEARQLFLYSNEEKMIQLYQEHFRIYEAIRDGDKEQAYQAMYDHIAGVEKAIFLHDGADL, from the coding sequence ATGATAAAACAGGTGAAATCAAAGAAAATTTATGAGATTGTTGCTGAACAGTTGACCGATATGATTCAGAAAAGTGAATTCAAACCAGGAGAAAGACTGCCTTCAGTCCAACAATTGTCTGAGGACTTCAATGTCGGGAGATCAGCAATCAGAGAAGCACTCAGCGCTTTGAAAGCAATGGGAATGATTGAAATCAGGCAGGGTGAAGGGACTTTTGTAAAAAAAGTGGCTATGAATTTATCTGACCGGATGATTCCATCCATTCTTGAACAGGAGGATTTAAAACAGCTTTTTGAAGTTCGTAAGCTGAATGAAACAGGCGCTGCATCCATTGCTGCTGAGAAGAGGACCGACGCAGATTTGAGAAAACTCGAGCGGATTTTGCGTGAAATGAAACTTGCAGAGGGAGATGGTCGTCTTGGTGAACAGGCAGACATCGACTTTCATATGGCGATTGTAGCTGCAGCTGGTAATCATATGCTTGAACGATTGATGGCAACCATTTCAGAAACTGTTGAAGAATCTATGAAAGAAGCCAGACAACTTTTTTTATATTCCAATGAAGAAAAAATGATACAGCTTTATCAGGAACACTTCAGGATCTATGAGGCGATACGTGACGGCGACAAAGAACAAGCTTATCAGGCGATGTATGATCATATCGCCGGTGTTGAAAAAGCGATATTTCTTCATGATGGTGCAGACTTATGA
- a CDS encoding Crp/Fnr family transcriptional regulator — protein MNWKYYLKKSVWFGGLNESEQEELIDLGKDIQYRDKERLFLEGNPKRDLFVLGEGTVLISKLTETGNESVINVLSEGEIFPHAGLFDHTEYPGTATAKKDVRVLALPIDQIEAFILARPEVSIKIIQMMNQNMLMLQRKLNELLSMDVHARLQSAIDHLTRVQGNEIILTHQELGHLIGSTRETVSRQLKKWEVAGYLTIKKDRIIIHSSWEERA, from the coding sequence ATGAATTGGAAATACTATCTAAAAAAATCAGTTTGGTTTGGCGGTTTAAATGAGAGTGAACAAGAAGAACTCATTGACCTGGGTAAGGATATACAATATAGAGATAAGGAACGGCTGTTTCTCGAAGGGAATCCGAAGAGAGACCTGTTCGTCCTTGGTGAAGGCACGGTATTAATATCCAAACTGACCGAAACAGGAAATGAGAGTGTTATTAATGTTTTAAGCGAGGGCGAAATTTTCCCGCACGCAGGTTTGTTTGATCATACTGAATACCCTGGAACAGCAACAGCTAAAAAAGATGTGAGGGTTTTAGCTTTACCAATTGATCAAATCGAGGCCTTTATTCTTGCAAGACCGGAAGTTTCGATTAAAATTATACAAATGATGAACCAGAACATGTTGATGCTGCAACGAAAATTGAACGAACTGTTGAGTATGGATGTTCATGCCAGGTTGCAATCGGCAATCGACCATTTAACACGTGTACAGGGAAATGAGATCATTCTGACTCACCAGGAGCTGGGGCATTTAATTGGTTCAACCAGAGAAACGGTAAGCAGGCAGCTGAAAAAATGGGAAGTTGCCGGGTATCTGACAATCAAAAAAGATCGTATTATTATTCACTCGTCATGGGAAGAGAGAGCATAA
- a CDS encoding ferredoxin, with product MAKYTIVDKDTCIACGACGSAAPDIYDYDDDGIAWVILDDNQGTAEVPEELYEDMEDALDGCPTDSIKIAEEPFDGDALKFE from the coding sequence ATGGCAAAGTATACAATCGTGGACAAAGATACCTGTATCGCATGTGGTGCATGTGGTTCCGCAGCACCAGACATTTATGATTATGACGATGACGGTATCGCGTGGGTTATCCTTGACGATAACCAGGGTACTGCAGAAGTACCGGAAGAGCTCTATGAAGACATGGAAGACGCACTTGACGGATGCCCGACTGATTCCATCAAGATCGCAGAAGAGCCATTTGACGGCGACGCTTTGAAATTTGAATAG